One window of the Rhodothermales bacterium genome contains the following:
- the dapB gene encoding 4-hydroxy-tetrahydrodipicolinate reductase translates to MNLAIVGTGQTGSVVESMARERGHTIHARFNSARPITGEGAREALAGADAVIDFSLPSLALAHIERYCAWGVPAVIGTTGWHGQLPAVEAMVRDRDAALLYAPNFSVGVALLVRALNSIAPLIDKLPEYDASIHEMHHRRKVDSPSGTALMLAETLLRHLSAKTTIVAETQHQRIAPETLHVSSTRAGHVVGHHTVCFDSPFDRIELVHDARNRQGFAHGALLAAEWLPGKKGLFTLDDLLDFA, encoded by the coding sequence ATGAACCTCGCCATCGTAGGCACCGGACAGACCGGCAGCGTCGTGGAATCCATGGCGCGCGAGCGCGGCCACACCATCCACGCCCGTTTCAACAGCGCGCGGCCCATCACCGGCGAAGGCGCCCGAGAGGCGCTGGCCGGCGCGGACGCGGTGATCGACTTCTCGCTGCCCTCCCTCGCACTGGCGCACATCGAGCGGTATTGCGCCTGGGGCGTACCGGCGGTGATCGGGACGACGGGCTGGCACGGCCAGTTGCCGGCTGTCGAAGCCATGGTGCGCGACCGCGACGCCGCCCTGCTCTACGCCCCGAACTTCTCGGTGGGCGTGGCCCTGCTCGTGCGCGCCCTCAACAGCATCGCGCCGTTGATCGATAAATTGCCCGAGTACGACGCCTCTATTCATGAGATGCACCACCGCCGGAAGGTCGACAGCCCCAGTGGCACCGCGTTGATGCTCGCCGAGACGCTGCTCCGGCACCTGTCGGCCAAAACGACGATCGTCGCCGAGACGCAGCACCAGCGGATCGCGCCCGAGACGCTGCATGTGAGTTCTACCCGCGCCGGCCACGTCGTTGGCCACCACACCGTGTGTTTCGACAGCCCGTTCGACCGCATCGAGCTTGTTCACGATGCCCGGAATCGCCAGGGATTCGCGCACGGCGCCCTGCTGGCCGCCGAGTGGCTGCCGGGGAAAAAAGGACTCTTCACCCTGGATGATCTCCTCGATTTCGCCTGA
- the dapA gene encoding 4-hydroxy-tetrahydrodipicolinate synthase gives MTNHERHLFHGTAPALVTPFTADGALDEPAFRLLIDDQIGGGVEALVVLGTTGENPTVTHDERRRLVELSIAHTDRRVPVIIGAGTNNTAESVRFAREAAAAGADGLLVVGPYYNKPTPAGLIAHVSAIADAADTPIIVYNVPGRTGSNITADTLLAIAERVSSVVGVKEASGNLAQISDILHHRPTHLAVYAGDDEMALPLIALGAEGVISVISNAVPAPFSDMIRAGLAGDYPRARALHFRLLDAMRACFIESNPVPVKTALANAGKMTAHVRLPLVGLQESNRAQVIKAFSPFMDR, from the coding sequence ATGACGAACCACGAACGCCACCTCTTCCACGGCACCGCGCCGGCCCTCGTAACGCCTTTCACGGCCGACGGCGCCCTTGACGAGCCGGCCTTCCGCCTGCTGATTGATGACCAGATCGGCGGCGGCGTCGAGGCGCTGGTCGTCCTGGGCACCACAGGCGAGAACCCGACCGTCACGCACGACGAGCGCCGGCGGCTGGTCGAACTCAGCATCGCCCACACCGACCGCCGCGTACCGGTCATCATCGGTGCCGGCACCAACAACACGGCCGAAAGTGTCCGTTTCGCCCGCGAGGCCGCCGCGGCCGGCGCGGATGGGCTGCTGGTGGTAGGGCCGTATTACAACAAGCCCACGCCGGCCGGCCTGATCGCCCACGTATCCGCCATCGCCGACGCCGCGGACACGCCCATCATCGTGTACAACGTCCCGGGGCGCACCGGGAGCAACATCACGGCCGACACCCTGCTGGCCATCGCCGAGCGGGTTTCGTCGGTCGTGGGCGTCAAGGAGGCCTCGGGCAATCTGGCGCAGATCTCGGACATCCTCCACCACCGTCCAACGCACCTGGCCGTGTACGCCGGCGACGACGAGATGGCGCTTCCCCTCATCGCCCTCGGGGCGGAAGGCGTCATTTCGGTGATCAGCAACGCCGTCCCGGCGCCGTTCAGCGACATGATCCGCGCCGGCCTCGCCGGCGACTACCCGCGTGCCCGCGCCCTCCACTTCCGACTGCTCGACGCCATGCGGGCCTGTTTCATCGAAAGTAATCCCGTACCCGTGAAGACGGCCCTGGCGAATGCCGGCAAGATGACCGCGCACGTCCGCCTGCCGCTGGTGGGTCTGCAGGAATCGAACCGGGCGCAGGTGATTAAGGCGTTTTCGCCGTTTATGGATCGATGA
- the dacB gene encoding D-alanyl-D-alanine carboxypeptidase/D-alanyl-D-alanine-endopeptidase, whose translation MKVRLNSASHLIAMALLVGFFSGGAVAPASLSDQIEGLINDPSVSAAIWGVYVQDLSTGRVVYHQNSDKTLTPASNQKLLTTATALDVLGPDFIYETNLHLQGEIAAGVLSGDLVIEGSGDPTFASAELRGVNPLQTWARGLSAQGVTRIQGRIIGDDNVFDESPYPEGWDVGFITSESFAPATSGISAVDNTVIVQIQSSRVGEAPLIKDSPAGYLDIRNQATTSARSRGHAIDVERALGTERVLLQGSVPRTYRRSVTIPVTNPTLLALHSFKQELEAVGIVVEAQLVDIDDLARPLDYRRARTLFIHQSPPLRDILQIINKESNNFYAEQVFRTFGWGGSTDGAERRVKDFLKKADIPMNGISARDGSGLSRKDMVTPETIGGLLAFMNRHPQREAFFNSLARGGEAETTLDYRLRGEAVWAKTGSLEYVRALSGYAQTPDGRMMAFSLIANNYTVPSYRIMQTMDRVILAITRSVDA comes from the coding sequence ATGAAGGTTCGTTTAAATTCAGCGTCGCACCTGATCGCGATGGCGCTTCTGGTAGGTTTTTTTAGCGGTGGGGCCGTTGCTCCAGCCTCACTTTCGGACCAGATCGAAGGGTTGATCAACGACCCGTCGGTGAGCGCCGCGATCTGGGGGGTTTACGTGCAGGACCTGAGCACGGGGCGCGTGGTGTACCATCAGAACAGCGACAAGACGCTGACGCCGGCCTCCAATCAGAAGCTGCTGACCACGGCCACCGCGCTTGATGTCTTGGGGCCGGATTTCATCTACGAGACGAATCTCCACCTGCAGGGAGAAATCGCGGCCGGCGTGCTCTCCGGCGACCTGGTCATTGAAGGCTCCGGGGACCCCACGTTCGCCAGCGCGGAACTGCGGGGGGTGAATCCGCTCCAGACCTGGGCGCGCGGCCTGTCGGCGCAGGGCGTCACCCGGATCCAGGGACGCATCATCGGGGACGATAACGTTTTCGATGAGTCCCCCTACCCCGAGGGCTGGGACGTGGGCTTCATCACCAGCGAGTCCTTCGCGCCAGCCACGAGCGGCATCTCAGCCGTCGACAACACCGTCATCGTCCAGATCCAGTCCAGCCGCGTCGGGGAGGCGCCGTTGATCAAGGATTCGCCGGCCGGCTACCTCGACATCCGCAATCAGGCCACCACCAGCGCCCGCAGCCGCGGGCACGCCATCGACGTCGAACGGGCGCTCGGGACCGAGCGGGTGCTGCTACAGGGTTCGGTGCCGCGCACCTACCGGCGCAGCGTCACCATTCCGGTCACGAACCCGACGCTCCTGGCTCTGCATAGCTTCAAACAGGAACTCGAGGCCGTGGGTATTGTCGTCGAGGCCCAGCTGGTGGATATCGACGACCTCGCGCGGCCGCTCGACTACCGGCGCGCCCGCACCCTCTTCATCCACCAGTCGCCGCCGCTGCGCGATATCCTCCAGATCATCAACAAGGAGAGTAATAACTTCTACGCGGAGCAGGTCTTCCGCACCTTCGGCTGGGGCGGTTCGACCGACGGCGCCGAGCGACGGGTGAAGGACTTCTTGAAAAAAGCGGACATCCCCATGAACGGGATCTCGGCGCGCGACGGCTCGGGGCTCTCCCGAAAGGACATGGTGACGCCCGAGACGATCGGGGGGCTGCTGGCGTTTATGAACCGGCATCCCCAACGCGAGGCCTTTTTTAATTCCCTCGCCCGCGGCGGCGAGGCGGAGACGACGCTCGACTACCGGCTCCGCGGCGAGGCCGTCTGGGCAAAGACCGGCTCGCTCGAATATGTCCGCGCGCTGAGCGGCTACGCGCAGACGCCCGATGGCCGGATGATGGCGTTTTCGCTCATCGCCAACAACTACACGGTGCCCAGCTATCGCATTATGCAGACGATGGATCGGGTGATCCTGGCGATTACGCGGTCGGTGGATGCGTGA
- the mreD gene encoding rod shape-determining protein MreD, giving the protein MPVLLRIALTGLIAVLLQWIVLGRLRLWGAYPDGVLIFIAWLGFAYGRRTGAVSGFAFGFLMDVIYGTWGIQMFVKTGVGFMVGFFQNPDQRDMPIVRPPQAFLMALVIALLHNGLLVALLVLQSGSRDISIVFSHWIGAAVYTAVVANIAARFVTR; this is encoded by the coding sequence ATGCCCGTCCTCCTTCGTATCGCCCTCACCGGTCTGATCGCCGTGCTCTTGCAGTGGATCGTGCTCGGCCGGCTGCGGTTGTGGGGGGCGTATCCGGACGGGGTGCTCATCTTCATCGCCTGGCTGGGGTTTGCCTATGGCCGGCGTACCGGCGCCGTGTCGGGGTTTGCGTTCGGTTTTTTGATGGATGTGATCTACGGGACGTGGGGCATCCAGATGTTTGTTAAGACGGGCGTGGGGTTCATGGTGGGCTTCTTCCAGAACCCGGATCAGCGCGACATGCCTATCGTGCGCCCGCCCCAGGCCTTTCTGATGGCGCTGGTGATCGCACTGCTCCATAACGGGCTGCTCGTCGCCCTGCTCGTGCTCCAGTCCGGCTCCCGCGACATCAGCATCGTCTTTTCCCACTGGATCGGCGCGGCCGTGTATACCGCGGTGGTGGCCAACATCGCGGCGCGGTTTGTCACGCGCTAA